The following are encoded together in the Eriocheir sinensis breed Jianghai 21 chromosome 28, ASM2467909v1, whole genome shotgun sequence genome:
- the LOC127004344 gene encoding uncharacterized protein LOC127004344, which translates to MVDADSLQYSNLKEDDIKPVMDFMAEHFYPREPLSTGLHMTYEDNKEWISQSVADWVRSGVCVVARDPDTGKIGGTLLATILTREQANTYQQALTSPKTKVKTLHTILSVLEAAVDFFERYEKVDRILELAMMTVSPELAGRGVGRRLVQESEKRGRRLGCQLATAQATAVPSQRILYRLGYEALYTMDYTTFEIAGDRVFDMDRMLGTPSAKVMARLLEPLEENGEKLKE; encoded by the exons ATGGTGGACGCGGACAGCCTCCAGTATTCAAACTTAAAAGAGGACGACATAAAGCCTGTGATGGACTTCATGGCGGAGCACTTTTACCCAAGAGAGCCCTTG AGCACGGGCCTGCACATGACCTACGAAGACAACAAGGAGTGGATCAGCCAGTCAGTGGCGGATTGGGTgcgcagcggtgtgtgtgtggtggcgagGGACCCAGACACTGGGAAGATAGGCGGCACACTCCTCGCCACCATCCTCACTCGGGAGCAAGCCAACACCTACCAGCAAGCACTCACCAGCCCCAAGACCAAG GTGAAGACTCTGCACACAATCCTCTCTGTGCTGGAGGCCGCCGTGGACTTCTTCGAGCGTTACGAAAAGGTGGACCGCATCCTGGAGCTGGCCATGATGACTGTGTCGCCTGAACTGGCGGGCCGCGGAGTCGGCAGGCGGCTCGTGCAG GAGAGTGAGAAGCGTGGCCGCCGCCTCGGGTGCCAGTTGGCCACGGCGCAGGCCACGGCGGTCCCCTCACAGCGGATCCTCTACCGGCTGGGCTACGAGGCACTCTACACAATGGACTACACAACATTTGAGATCGCCGGGGACCGCGTGTTCGACATGGACAGAATGCTGGGCACGCCCTCCGCCAAGGTGATGGCCCGCCTACTGGAGCCTctagaggaaaatggagagaagctTAAGGAGTAA
- the LOC127004348 gene encoding thymidine kinase 2, mitochondrial-like isoform X2, translating to MELPRTNLEVLLKGREARFTVCVEGNIGSGKSTLLNHFSKFTDVEVFQEPVQKWQNVKGNNLLALMYEDPQRWAHTFQAYVQMTMLEQHLHPCHVPVKLLERSLYSGRFCFVENLYKSGKLTNAEYSVYCEWFKIITQNLPVGVDLIVYLRTDPEVLHARIKQRARAEEHTIPLQYLRDLHNLHEEWLLGQNSSLPAPLLVIDANETLPNMYRKFEEHTSEILCGKLAACEKEQQEAVTCRVVPHSPVKIVN from the exons ATGGAGCTCCCCAGAACCAACTTGGAAGTGCTGCTGAAAGGAAGAGAGGCGAGATTCACTGTGTGTGTCGAGGGAAACATTGGAAGCGGAAAGTCCACGCTACTGAACCACTTTTCAAAGTTTACTGATGTTGAGGTATTCCAGGAGCCTGTCCAGAAGTGGCAGAATGTTAAAGGAAACAACCTTCTG GCACTGATGTATGAGGACCCACAGCGCTGGGCACACACTTTTCAGGCTTATGTGCAAATGACTATGTTGGAGCAGCACTTGCACCCCTGCCACGTTCCTGTCAAGCTCTTGGAAAGGTCACTCTACAGTGGCAG GTTCTGCTTTGTTGAAAATCTCTACAAGTCAGGCAAGCTAACGAATGCAGAGTACAGTGTTTACTGTGAGTGGTTTAAAATAATCACCCAAAATCTGCCTGTTGGTGTTGACCTGATTG TTTACTTGAGAACTGACCCTGAGGTGCTGCATGCCCGCATTAAGCAGCGTGCAAGGGCTGAAGAACACACTATCCCTCTGCAGTATCTAAGAGACCTGCACAACTTGCATGAGGAGTGGCTCTTGGGGCAAAATTCCTCACTCCCTGCCCCACTCCTAGTCATTGATGCAAATGAAACTCTCCCCAACAT GTACAGGAAGTTTGAGGAACACACATCAGAGATCTTATGCGGGAAGTTAGCAGCGTGTGAGAAGGAGCAGCAGGAAGCAGTGACATGCAGAGTGGTTCCCCATTCACCTGTTAAAATAGTGAACTGA